From one Flavobacterium kingsejongi genomic stretch:
- a CDS encoding RrF2 family transcriptional regulator — MLSKKTKYGLKALVYIARQNPSVPILISQISESECISKKFLESILLDLKKFGILGSKKGKGGGYYLMKDPRDVTVATLIRVLDGPIAMLPCVSLNFYERCSDCPDEQTCALNKLMIQVRDNTLSLLQNKSLFDLTLL; from the coding sequence ATGTTATCCAAAAAAACGAAATACGGTTTAAAGGCGCTGGTGTATATTGCCCGGCAGAATCCTTCGGTACCTATACTGATTTCGCAAATATCAGAAAGCGAATGCATTTCCAAAAAGTTTTTGGAAAGCATTCTGCTTGATCTGAAAAAATTCGGCATTTTAGGTTCCAAGAAAGGAAAAGGTGGCGGATACTACTTGATGAAAGATCCCAGGGATGTTACAGTCGCTACATTAATCCGTGTATTGGACGGCCCTATTGCCATGCTTCCCTGCGTCAGCCTTAACTTTTATGAGCGATGCAGCGATTGCCCGGATGAGCAGACCTGTGCCCTGAACAAACTAATGATACAGGTGCGCGATAATACCTTGAGCCTGCTCCAAAACAAATCCCTTTTTGATTTAACATTACTGTAA
- a CDS encoding DUF2061 domain-containing protein: MIDLLKGKKPLSIKDSPKISAIKAVTWRIVGTIDTMIISYILTGNVKIAVSIGGFEVFSKMFLYFLHERAWSKLTRKE, encoded by the coding sequence ATGATTGATTTATTAAAGGGGAAAAAGCCACTTTCTATTAAGGATAGTCCCAAAATATCAGCCATCAAAGCGGTGACCTGGCGTATAGTCGGGACAATTGACACAATGATTATCTCCTATATATTGACAGGAAATGTGAAAATCGCCGTGTCTATAGGTGGTTTTGAAGTGTTCTCTAAAATGTTTCTCTATTTTCTTCATGAACGGGCCTGGTCTAAACTCACACGAAAAGAATGA
- a CDS encoding phosphoadenylyl-sulfate reductase yields MRGQLEDLNRKLQELDLEQSLAFVLETIVGKKVFSTSFGIEDQVLTHFLQKYANTITVFTLDTGRQFDETYEVFHKTQKKYPALTIETYTPEEKEIKKYINEYGINGFYDSIENRKACCAIRKVAPLSRALQGADLWITGLRSEQSANRENMVFLEWDEVNQLVKFNPLLAYSLPEIEALVTSFNIPISNLYKKGFLSIGCAPCTRALLPGENFRAGRWWWENGKKECGLHIHSDKNN; encoded by the coding sequence ATGAGAGGGCAATTAGAAGATCTTAACCGCAAATTGCAAGAGTTGGATCTGGAACAATCGTTAGCATTTGTGCTGGAAACGATAGTTGGAAAAAAAGTATTTTCGACTTCATTTGGTATCGAAGATCAGGTGCTTACACATTTTTTACAAAAGTATGCCAATACCATTACGGTTTTTACATTGGATACCGGAAGGCAATTTGATGAGACCTATGAGGTCTTCCATAAAACTCAGAAAAAATATCCTGCTCTTACGATTGAAACCTACACGCCAGAAGAAAAGGAAATCAAAAAATATATAAATGAATACGGTATTAACGGTTTTTATGATAGTATAGAAAACCGGAAGGCCTGTTGTGCGATTCGGAAAGTGGCCCCATTAAGCAGGGCGTTGCAAGGCGCTGATCTTTGGATTACAGGATTACGTTCGGAGCAATCGGCCAACCGGGAAAATATGGTATTTCTGGAATGGGATGAAGTAAACCAATTGGTTAAATTCAATCCGTTGCTGGCCTATTCTCTTCCTGAGATAGAAGCTCTGGTTACTTCCTTTAATATTCCAATCAGCAATTTATATAAAAAAGGATTTCTCAGCATTGGCTGCGCACCTTGTACCCGGGCATTATTGCCTGGAGAAAATTTCCGTGCCGGCAGGTGGTGGTGGGAAAACGGTAAAAAAGAATGCGGATTACATATTCATTCAGATAAAAACAATTAA
- the cysD gene encoding sulfate adenylyltransferase subunit CysD translates to MAEYLQTHLQTLEDESIYIIREVAAQFQKPVLLFSGGKDSITLARLAQKAFYPAKIPFAFLHIDTGHNFPETIAFRDQLVEELGVELIVRYVQDSINANKVKEETGKYASRNSLQTVTLLDAIEEFGFDACMGGARRDEEKSRAKERIFSVRDDFGQWDSKKQRPEVFSMLNGKIHFGENVRAFPISNWTEEDVWKYIDQEEIGLPSIYFAHPRKLVKRDGAHLAHSPFLNLVDTDEIVETMVRFRTVGDMTCTAAFISEATTIDAILYENKASKSSERGARIDDKRSEAALEQRKKGGYF, encoded by the coding sequence ATGGCAGAGTATTTACAAACGCACCTGCAGACACTGGAAGATGAAAGTATTTACATCATACGGGAGGTTGCGGCCCAATTCCAGAAACCAGTTTTATTATTTTCGGGAGGAAAGGATTCTATAACGCTGGCACGATTGGCACAAAAAGCCTTTTATCCTGCCAAAATACCTTTCGCTTTCCTGCACATTGATACAGGGCATAATTTTCCGGAAACGATCGCTTTCCGTGACCAGTTGGTAGAAGAGTTGGGGGTTGAGCTTATTGTCCGGTATGTTCAGGACAGTATCAATGCCAATAAAGTAAAAGAAGAAACCGGTAAATATGCCAGCAGGAATTCATTGCAAACGGTAACCTTACTCGATGCTATTGAAGAATTTGGTTTTGATGCCTGTATGGGTGGAGCCCGAAGGGATGAGGAAAAATCAAGGGCAAAAGAACGTATTTTTTCCGTAAGGGATGATTTTGGCCAATGGGATTCCAAAAAACAACGACCGGAAGTATTTTCGATGCTGAATGGTAAAATTCATTTCGGTGAAAACGTTCGCGCCTTCCCCATCAGTAACTGGACCGAAGAAGATGTATGGAAATATATCGATCAGGAGGAAATTGGATTGCCTTCTATTTATTTTGCGCATCCGCGAAAACTGGTTAAAAGAGATGGGGCACATTTGGCACATTCTCCTTTTTTGAATTTGGTGGATACCGATGAAATTGTCGAAACCATGGTGCGTTTCAGAACCGTAGGCGATATGACCTGCACTGCTGCTTTTATTTCTGAAGCCACTACGATTGATGCCATATTATATGAAAATAAAGCCTCGAAATCATCAGAGAGAGGCGCAAGAATAGATGATAAACGTTCTGAAGCTGCTTTGGAACAACGTAAAAAAGGGGGATATTTTTAA
- a CDS encoding sulfate adenylyltransferase subunit 1 gives MDLIRINTAGSVDDGKSTLIGRFLYDSQALTIEQEALIEKKTKEKGLEDLDFSVITDGLIAEREQGITIDVAHIYFSTESRKFIIADSPGHVEYTRNMVTGASNSEVSVILIDSRKGVLEQTHRHYFISRLLKLHTVVFCINKMDLSDYSEDVFLNIAADIDKMIAQFPPLAQQTQIIPISSLKGDNIVLASENMDWYKGATLSGILHTIDTRAVQPLGFRFDVQQVQHVQNTEFTDYRAYAGKVTSGTVKVGDEILVIPSLQKSIVTEIRKFKTTFDTATAGQSIQIRLRDNIDISRGMVLVHEISEHLLKREIEATVVWMDEKPATTSGKYMLEAGSRSVVSKIQSINAVIPPEKPLAPYQASELRLNDIGQIRLKLGGPVFLDVFEDNRQNGAFILIDTQTNNTVAVGFVA, from the coding sequence ATGGATTTAATCAGAATAAATACAGCCGGAAGTGTTGACGATGGTAAAAGTACACTTATCGGGAGATTTCTGTACGATAGCCAGGCACTCACAATAGAGCAGGAAGCGCTAATTGAAAAGAAAACGAAAGAAAAAGGATTGGAAGACCTCGACTTTTCAGTAATTACAGATGGCTTGATTGCCGAAAGGGAACAGGGAATTACTATTGATGTAGCACATATTTACTTTTCTACTGAAAGCCGGAAATTTATCATTGCAGATAGTCCGGGGCATGTAGAATATACCCGGAATATGGTTACAGGAGCTTCAAATTCTGAAGTTTCGGTCATACTTATCGACTCCAGGAAAGGAGTGCTGGAGCAAACCCACCGTCATTATTTTATCAGCAGGTTACTGAAATTGCATACCGTTGTTTTTTGCATCAATAAGATGGATCTTTCTGATTATAGTGAAGATGTATTCCTGAATATTGCAGCCGACATTGATAAAATGATTGCGCAGTTTCCACCGTTAGCACAGCAAACACAGATTATCCCGATCAGTTCACTGAAAGGAGATAATATTGTACTCGCGTCTGAAAATATGGACTGGTACAAAGGTGCTACTTTATCAGGTATTTTGCATACTATTGATACAAGAGCTGTTCAGCCTTTGGGATTCCGTTTTGATGTGCAACAGGTGCAACATGTACAGAACACCGAGTTTACGGATTATCGGGCTTATGCCGGCAAGGTAACCAGCGGTACCGTAAAGGTAGGGGACGAGATACTAGTGATTCCTTCCTTACAAAAAAGTATCGTGACTGAAATCCGTAAATTTAAAACCACTTTTGATACTGCAACAGCAGGGCAATCGATCCAGATACGCTTAAGAGATAATATTGATATTAGCCGGGGTATGGTTCTCGTACATGAAATTTCGGAGCATCTGCTCAAACGGGAAATTGAAGCAACGGTAGTCTGGATGGATGAAAAACCTGCTACAACTTCAGGTAAATATATGCTTGAGGCTGGGAGTCGTAGTGTAGTAAGTAAAATACAATCCATAAATGCCGTAATTCCTCCGGAAAAACCTTTAGCGCCTTATCAGGCTTCCGAACTGAGGCTAAATGATATTGGACAAATACGCCTAAAATTAGGCGGGCCTGTATTTCTCGACGTTTTTGAGGATAACAGGCAAAATGGCGCCTTTATCCTCATTGATACACAGACCAATAATACGGTTGCCGTAGGTTTTGTAGCATAA
- a CDS encoding MarC family protein: MELFIYIFAALFSVLNPIGTVPMFVGLTQHDSMAERSRISLWTAVNVFIILIVSFFLGEYVLSFFGITLNALRIAGGIIIVNSGFSLLAGNFSKKRGVNKKVENDAQKRNDIALTPLAIPMLAGPGSMSLLITFYQEYQSINEKIIASLAILAIALMIFIVLRSAHYLARILGASGIVAISRIVGFIVIAIGIQYIITSVVDICKF; encoded by the coding sequence ATGGAGTTATTTATCTATATTTTCGCTGCGCTATTTTCTGTCTTAAATCCCATTGGAACAGTTCCAATGTTCGTAGGATTAACACAGCATGATAGCATGGCAGAACGGTCCAGGATTTCGTTATGGACAGCTGTAAATGTATTTATTATTCTGATTGTATCTTTCTTTCTGGGAGAATATGTATTAAGTTTTTTTGGAATTACACTCAATGCACTTCGGATTGCAGGTGGGATTATTATTGTGAACTCGGGGTTTTCCCTGCTCGCCGGTAACTTTAGCAAAAAAAGAGGAGTCAATAAAAAGGTGGAAAATGACGCTCAAAAAAGAAACGACATTGCTTTAACACCGCTGGCCATTCCCATGCTTGCCGGTCCTGGATCTATGTCACTATTGATTACTTTCTATCAGGAATATCAATCCATAAATGAAAAGATCATCGCTTCACTCGCCATCCTTGCCATCGCCTTAATGATTTTTATTGTTTTGAGAAGTGCACATTATCTGGCTCGTATCCTGGGTGCTTCAGGTATTGTCGCTATTTCGAGAATTGTCGGCTTTATTGTTATTGCAATTGGTATACAATACATCATTACATCAGTGGTAGACATCTGTAAATTCTAA
- a CDS encoding carboxypeptidase-like regulatory domain-containing protein: protein MRYIVLFLHLILFSIGNAQQLAGHVYDKNTQKPIEGANVYLDGTTLGTMTNKDGYFAITAKNKMPNALVFSFIGYETITVEDPFSYDKNFKVLMKEDLIGLEEVVIGSPLFSRKKMLAAFKGQFLGTSKSASSCKILNENDIVLHYDPDNHVLSASAENPLRIVNNYLDYDIIFDLSDFGVKYNFNTLEPL, encoded by the coding sequence ATGAGATATATTGTTCTTTTCCTCCATTTAATATTGTTTTCTATTGGCAATGCCCAACAACTTGCTGGACATGTTTATGATAAAAACACTCAAAAACCAATTGAAGGCGCAAATGTCTATTTAGACGGTACTACATTAGGAACCATGACCAATAAGGATGGCTATTTTGCTATCACGGCAAAAAATAAAATGCCGAATGCATTGGTCTTTAGTTTTATCGGATATGAAACGATAACGGTAGAGGATCCATTTTCGTACGACAAGAATTTTAAAGTGCTGATGAAGGAAGATCTTATTGGCCTGGAAGAAGTCGTTATCGGCAGTCCGTTGTTCAGCCGTAAGAAGATGCTTGCCGCTTTCAAAGGGCAGTTTTTGGGTACATCCAAGTCCGCTTCTTCCTGTAAGATACTGAATGAGAATGATATTGTGCTGCATTATGATCCCGATAATCATGTGCTTTCTGCCAGTGCAGAGAATCCGTTGCGGATCGTAAACAACTACCTCGATTATGATATTATTTTTGACCTTTCTGATTTTGGGGTGAAATATAATTTCAATACCCTTGAACCTTTATAG
- a CDS encoding CoA-binding protein: protein MKNKKTLVLGASANPERYSYKAINSLTAKEHAVVAIGQKEAEVAGVKVHTKQIPLKNIDTVTLYLNPARQRDYYNYIISLQPKRVIFNPGTENPEFYQLLKVNNIRVDIACTLVMLATNQY from the coding sequence ATGAAAAACAAAAAAACTTTAGTGCTCGGAGCTTCAGCAAATCCCGAACGATATTCGTATAAAGCAATTAACAGCCTGACGGCTAAAGAACATGCTGTAGTGGCAATCGGGCAAAAAGAAGCAGAAGTAGCCGGTGTAAAAGTTCATACAAAACAAATTCCATTAAAAAATATAGATACCGTAACGTTATACCTTAATCCAGCGCGACAACGAGACTATTATAATTACATCATCTCGTTACAACCCAAAAGAGTTATTTTCAATCCGGGGACAGAGAATCCGGAATTCTACCAGTTGCTGAAAGTGAATAATATACGTGTTGATATTGCCTGTACGCTGGTAATGCTGGCTACAAACCAATATTAG
- a CDS encoding sodium:solute symporter: protein MSPNSILILIIAYFGILILISRIMSRKDSGNDAFFKANKNSKWYLVAFGMIGTALSGVTFISVPGEVGLPANQFKYFQFVLGNAIGFIIIAKVLLPLYYRMNLTSIYGYIESRLGYYSYKTAALIFLISRTIGSAFRLYLVVIVLQHFVFDAYGIPFWATVLISLALIFAYTYKGGLKTIIITDTLQTLFLVSSVFFTIYFICDSLNYNIPEAFDAVKNSSYSKIFFFDNFITEKNHFAKQILGGIFVTIAMVGLDQDLMQKNLSCKNIGEAQKNMFTFTGIFVIINIFFLSVGALLYIYAAKYNIEVPLDAISGKPRTDLLFPEIAFKHLTLIPAIVFLLGLTAATFATTDSALTALTTSFCVDFLGMDKAENNAKPHNVRNRHIVHLSFSLLMFLVILVFNIINDSSVVSMIFKVASYTYGPLLGLYSFGLFMKRKSVNDRLVPIICILAPALTFLLSWKSTFFFGNYVFDNELIIINGLITFIGLLLISKSTASPLLQERKS from the coding sequence ATGTCACCAAACTCCATTTTAATTTTGATTATTGCCTATTTCGGGATCCTAATTCTGATTTCAAGGATTATGAGCCGAAAGGATTCCGGAAATGATGCTTTCTTTAAAGCCAACAAAAACTCCAAATGGTACCTTGTAGCCTTTGGAATGATCGGTACAGCTTTATCCGGGGTAACATTTATTTCGGTACCGGGCGAAGTGGGATTACCGGCAAATCAGTTTAAATACTTCCAGTTTGTCCTTGGAAATGCCATCGGGTTCATCATTATTGCCAAGGTACTCCTTCCCCTATATTACCGCATGAACCTGACGTCTATTTACGGGTATATTGAAAGCAGGCTGGGGTATTATTCGTATAAAACAGCAGCACTGATCTTCCTGATCAGCAGAACGATCGGATCGGCCTTCCGTCTTTACCTGGTGGTGATCGTATTACAACATTTTGTTTTTGATGCCTATGGCATTCCTTTCTGGGCAACTGTACTTATTTCACTCGCACTTATTTTTGCCTATACCTACAAAGGCGGCCTTAAAACTATTATTATCACTGATACGCTACAAACATTATTCCTTGTATCATCCGTATTTTTTACGATTTATTTCATTTGCGACAGCCTAAATTACAACATACCGGAAGCCTTTGACGCGGTTAAAAACAGTAGCTATTCTAAAATATTTTTCTTTGATAATTTTATCACCGAAAAAAATCATTTCGCCAAACAGATTTTGGGCGGGATTTTCGTCACTATAGCCATGGTGGGACTGGACCAGGACCTGATGCAAAAAAACCTGAGCTGCAAGAATATCGGCGAAGCTCAAAAAAACATGTTTACCTTCACGGGAATCTTTGTGATCATCAATATTTTCTTTCTTAGTGTTGGGGCCTTGCTCTACATTTATGCGGCTAAGTATAATATCGAAGTTCCATTGGATGCGATCAGCGGCAAACCCAGAACCGATCTGCTGTTTCCTGAAATCGCATTCAAACACCTAACACTTATTCCGGCCATAGTATTCCTTTTAGGATTAACTGCGGCTACTTTTGCCACCACCGATTCAGCACTTACAGCCTTGACCACATCATTCTGCGTGGATTTTCTTGGAATGGATAAAGCGGAGAACAATGCCAAACCTCATAATGTCAGGAACCGCCACATTGTGCACCTTTCCTTTTCGTTGCTTATGTTCTTGGTCATCCTCGTATTTAATATCATCAATGATTCCTCAGTTGTCAGCATGATTTTTAAAGTCGCCTCCTATACTTATGGCCCATTACTCGGACTGTATTCTTTTGGCCTTTTTATGAAACGGAAAAGTGTTAATGACAGGCTCGTCCCTATAATTTGTATCCTTGCCCCGGCATTGACGTTCCTTTTGAGTTGGAAATCAACGTTCTTTTTCGGGAACTATGTTTTTGATAATGAGCTCATCATTATAAATGGATTAATCACATTTATCGGATTGCTGCTTATCAGCAAATCTACAGCTTCTCCATTATTGCAAGAGCGCAAATCTTAA
- the recR gene encoding recombination mediator RecR, with translation MEFSSKLLEKAVGEMSQLPGIGKRTALRLVLHLLKQPKDQTRFLSEALLGMRENIKFCKKCHNISDVEICEICANDKRNHELICLVEDVRDVMAIENTGQYRGIYHVLGGKISPIDGVGPSQLTITSLVDKVNSGCIAEIIFALSSTMEGDTTNFYIYKQIKDTSVVLSTIARGISVGDELEYADEVTLGRSILQRIPFEIALKK, from the coding sequence ATGGAATTCTCTTCAAAATTATTAGAAAAAGCTGTTGGCGAAATGTCGCAGTTACCGGGAATCGGTAAAAGAACCGCATTACGTTTGGTATTACATCTGTTAAAACAGCCAAAAGACCAAACCCGCTTTTTATCGGAAGCCTTATTGGGGATGCGTGAAAATATAAAATTCTGTAAAAAATGCCATAATATTTCCGACGTTGAAATCTGTGAGATTTGTGCCAATGACAAAAGGAATCACGAACTTATTTGTTTAGTAGAAGATGTCCGGGATGTAATGGCGATTGAGAATACCGGCCAATACCGTGGAATATATCATGTACTGGGCGGAAAAATTTCTCCTATTGATGGTGTTGGCCCCAGCCAGCTTACTATAACATCACTCGTTGATAAAGTGAATTCCGGATGTATTGCCGAGATCATTTTTGCATTAAGTTCCACGATGGAAGGGGATACGACTAATTTTTACATTTATAAGCAGATAAAAGATACTTCAGTTGTGCTTTCTACTATTGCCAGGGGAATTTCTGTAGGGGACGAACTTGAATATGCCGATGAAGTTACCTTAGGGCGCAGCATATTGCAGCGGATACCTTTTGAGATTGCTTTGAAAAAATAA
- a CDS encoding polysaccharide biosynthesis/export family protein yields the protein MNRLLLVVLIFAGLVTSCVPNKDLIYLQNKNADAKESVIMPVVAKPYRVQTNDVLSINIKALDAKLVEIFSKKTSGDSNTAEGLYFDGFTVDDHGNIRIPVLGEVNVIGYTLDEIRIKIEKQLLDDYFKKEANVFVSVKLGGFRYTINGEIASPGTQILFQEKVSIMEAIANAGDITVTGNRKDVTIIRQYPHGTEIHSIDLTDVKAMQSPYFYIQPNDYIYVKPLKQKSWGTGTTGVQTLATIFSALSLITTIVLLKNL from the coding sequence ATGAATAGACTTTTACTGGTTGTTTTGATTTTTGCCGGGCTGGTAACCTCTTGTGTTCCTAATAAAGATCTGATCTATCTACAGAATAAAAATGCCGATGCAAAAGAATCAGTAATCATGCCTGTAGTTGCGAAGCCATATCGTGTACAGACCAACGATGTCCTTAGCATCAATATAAAAGCCTTAGATGCCAAACTGGTAGAGATTTTCAGTAAAAAAACTTCTGGTGATTCCAATACTGCCGAAGGATTATATTTTGACGGATTTACTGTAGATGACCATGGAAATATCAGGATACCTGTTTTGGGGGAAGTGAATGTTATCGGTTATACCCTGGATGAAATCAGGATTAAAATTGAAAAGCAACTTCTGGACGACTATTTCAAGAAAGAGGCTAATGTTTTTGTCAGCGTAAAATTGGGTGGATTCCGTTATACAATTAATGGGGAAATTGCCTCTCCGGGAACACAGATATTATTTCAGGAGAAAGTGAGCATTATGGAGGCAATCGCCAATGCGGGAGATATTACCGTAACCGGAAACCGGAAAGACGTTACAATCATCCGGCAATACCCCCACGGTACAGAAATACACAGTATTGACCTGACCGATGTAAAAGCCATGCAATCTCCTTACTTCTACATCCAGCCCAATGATTATATTTATGTCAAGCCATTGAAACAAAAGTCATGGGGAACGGGGACAACAGGAGTGCAAACATTGGCGACAATCTTTTCGGCCCTGTCTTTAATTACAACAATTGTATTGCTAAAAAATCTATAA
- a CDS encoding polysaccharide biosynthesis tyrosine autokinase, whose product MLDTKDFSFFENNNNFDFKGFLLKILSYWKWFIVSLIITFTIAYQINIRKEKIYGMESLIVIKDENNALFSSSTNLVFNWGGTSDKVQAVITTLKSRLHNEAVVQNLNFYIKYLKTGEYNLQDAYGEVPFYVVIDKTKPQLSGRLIKVRFINDTEYKITIMFDTESVGLTKYSDNSFSNTTVALQKFEKNYQIGEEVNLPFLHWKLELNENPGFYKDAEYFVQFDDFNGTVASYRGLGVDIDTKGASILRLTMQGANKARMVDYLNATVEILRKNQLDSKNQFANNTIRFIDSTIVAMGRQLAENEDELKSFRKDKNIFNLENGGEMINEKISAFDLEKEAIKRKMSYYNSLESYLNKSDDYSRLPAPSVAGIEDPNIVVNVAKLISFSTERSEMAYSVKNDKLFQEFDNQMEAVKRVLVENIKSAKVSLGGDLQQVNTRLNSAEANIRTLPEDQQDLLKITRKYDLNENIYKTFLEKRSQADIIKASNLSDIQFIDPAKDIGGGLIGPKTSVNYVMALFLGMLIPLLIAFTITILDNSIHTIEDIQALTQIPVLGIVGKKTTLNNLAVFEKPKSALAESFRAIRSSLQFMYKKQNIAGAKTLMITSSISGEGKTFCSINIATVFALSEKKTVIVGLDLRKPKIFEDFNIENTYGVVNFLIGQKTVDQIIQKTHISYLDVIPSGPVPPNPAELILGDSMKVLLDELKAKYDYIILDTPPVGLVSDALELAPYCDVTLYIVRQNVTKKGMLSIVNTKHKRGELHHISMVLNGFENKTKYGYGYGYGYGDYSAGYHEEEPKGFFGELKSKILKKK is encoded by the coding sequence ATGCTCGATACTAAAGATTTTTCTTTTTTTGAAAACAACAATAATTTTGATTTTAAGGGATTCCTGCTTAAGATTCTTAGTTATTGGAAGTGGTTTATTGTTTCCCTGATTATCACATTTACCATTGCCTACCAGATTAACATTCGTAAAGAAAAAATTTATGGAATGGAATCGCTTATTGTCATAAAGGATGAAAATAATGCTTTGTTCTCTTCCAGTACCAATTTGGTTTTCAACTGGGGCGGTACATCCGATAAAGTACAGGCCGTTATTACCACTCTAAAATCCAGGCTTCATAATGAGGCGGTAGTCCAAAACCTGAATTTTTACATAAAATATTTGAAGACTGGGGAATACAATCTCCAGGATGCATATGGTGAAGTCCCGTTTTATGTTGTTATTGATAAAACAAAGCCACAGTTATCCGGCAGGCTGATTAAAGTTCGGTTTATCAATGATACCGAATATAAAATTACCATCATGTTTGATACGGAGAGTGTAGGATTGACTAAATATTCGGATAATTCATTTTCCAATACGACGGTGGCACTTCAGAAATTTGAAAAGAACTATCAGATAGGAGAAGAGGTAAATTTGCCTTTTCTTCATTGGAAACTGGAATTAAACGAGAATCCGGGATTTTATAAAGATGCTGAATATTTTGTGCAGTTTGATGATTTTAATGGCACTGTAGCTTCCTATAGAGGCTTAGGAGTGGATATTGATACCAAAGGCGCTTCAATATTGCGGTTGACCATGCAAGGTGCCAATAAGGCACGTATGGTAGATTATTTAAATGCTACTGTAGAAATCCTTCGAAAAAATCAATTGGATAGTAAAAATCAATTTGCCAATAATACCATTCGTTTTATCGATAGTACTATTGTAGCCATGGGGAGACAGCTTGCCGAAAATGAAGATGAATTAAAATCATTCCGGAAAGACAAAAATATCTTTAACCTGGAGAATGGCGGAGAGATGATCAATGAAAAAATATCAGCTTTTGATCTGGAAAAAGAAGCCATTAAGCGAAAGATGTCCTATTACAACTCATTAGAGAGTTACCTGAATAAAAGTGATGATTATTCGCGACTGCCTGCTCCGAGTGTTGCCGGGATTGAAGATCCTAATATTGTGGTCAATGTAGCCAAACTAATTTCTTTTTCAACGGAAAGATCAGAAATGGCTTATTCTGTTAAAAACGACAAATTATTCCAGGAATTTGACAATCAGATGGAAGCGGTAAAACGTGTGTTGGTCGAAAATATTAAGAGTGCCAAAGTTTCGCTGGGTGGTGATCTGCAGCAGGTCAATACCCGGCTTAATTCAGCCGAAGCAAACATCAGGACATTACCAGAAGACCAACAGGATTTGTTGAAAATTACCCGAAAATATGACCTGAATGAAAATATCTACAAAACGTTTCTGGAAAAAAGGAGCCAGGCCGATATAATTAAGGCCTCAAACCTGTCAGATATCCAGTTTATTGATCCAGCTAAGGATATTGGTGGCGGTCTTATTGGCCCCAAAACCTCTGTGAATTATGTAATGGCTTTGTTTTTAGGGATGCTAATTCCATTACTGATTGCCTTTACCATTACCATTTTAGACAATAGTATTCATACGATAGAAGATATACAGGCTTTGACCCAGATTCCGGTATTGGGAATAGTAGGAAAAAAGACCACATTAAATAATCTGGCTGTTTTTGAAAAACCAAAATCAGCATTAGCAGAATCTTTCCGGGCGATACGATCGTCCCTTCAGTTTATGTATAAAAAGCAGAACATTGCAGGGGCTAAAACCTTAATGATTACTTCGTCCATTAGTGGGGAAGGGAAAACATTTTGTTCGATCAATATTGCGACTGTTTTTGCGCTAAGTGAGAAGAAAACTGTTATTGTAGGGTTGGATTTGCGGAAGCCTAAAATTTTCGAGGATTTTAATATTGAAAATACCTATGGTGTAGTCAATTTTTTGATCGGTCAGAAGACAGTCGATCAGATTATCCAAAAGACCCATATCTCCTACCTTGATGTTATTCCGTCCGGTCCGGTTCCGCCCAATCCGGCTGAATTGATTTTAGGGGACAGCATGAAAGTATTGCTGGATGAACTGAAGGCAAAATACGATTATATTATTTTGGATACCCCACCAGTAGGCCTTGTTTCCGATGCGTTGGAATTGGCGCCTTATTGTGATGTGACATTGTATATTGTACGACAGAATGTAACCAAAAAAGGAATGCTTTCTATTGTGAATACAAAGCACAAAAGAGGGGAGCTGCATCATATCAGTATGGTGCTGAATGGTTTTGAAAACAAGACCAAATATGGATATGGATATGGATATGGATATGGGGATTATTCCGCAGGGTATCATGAAGAAGAGCCTAAGGGGTTTTTCGGGGAACTGAAAAGTAAAATTCTTAAGAAAAAATAA